The following coding sequences lie in one Gemmatimonadota bacterium genomic window:
- a CDS encoding methyltransferase domain-containing protein, whose product MPTLKEQFGAIDIYLFDQLLRGNVSQGMTIFDAGCGTGRNIVYLLREGYQVFGVDPDRQAIDAVRRLAPHLPADNFRVEAVEAHSFPDRFADVVIINTVLHFARDDEHFQAMLHGCWRALKPGGLFFCRLASTIGAEGLVRRLHDRWYAVADGSERYLVDEAMLMQVTQELGAELVDPIKTTVVQNMRAMTTWVLRKW is encoded by the coding sequence GTGCCCACGCTCAAGGAGCAGTTTGGCGCGATCGACATCTACCTCTTCGATCAGCTCCTGCGTGGCAATGTCTCGCAGGGGATGACGATCTTCGACGCCGGCTGTGGCACCGGCCGGAACATCGTGTACCTGCTCCGCGAAGGGTACCAGGTATTCGGCGTCGATCCCGACCGCCAGGCGATCGACGCCGTCCGCCGGCTCGCGCCGCACCTGCCGGCTGACAATTTCCGGGTCGAGGCCGTCGAAGCACATTCGTTCCCGGATCGCTTCGCCGACGTGGTCATCATCAACACCGTCCTGCACTTCGCGCGAGACGACGAACATTTCCAGGCGATGCTGCACGGCTGCTGGCGGGCACTCAAGCCGGGAGGGCTCTTCTTCTGTCGGCTCGCATCCACCATTGGCGCTGAAGGGCTCGTCCGACGTCTGCACGATCGCTGGTACGCGGTGGCCGACGGCAGCGAGCGATATCTGGTCGACGAGGCGATGTTGATGCAGGTGACGCAGGAGCTCGGCGCCGAGCTCGTCGACCCGATCAAGACGACAGTGGTGCAGAATATGAGAGCGATGACGACGTGGGTGCTGCGGAAGTGGTAG
- a CDS encoding alpha/beta fold hydrolase — translation MRAFLGLTVVTLTVSSLSAQAPRAISADPPRDRAHPARMEVLHIPSGGVKINGVAYLASGAGRHPTFVFFHGLPGNEKNLDLAQAVRRAGWNAITVNYRGSWGSPGEFRFGGNLEDADAVLAFVRDSTNARLLGIDARRIVIAGHSMGGWVTALTAAHHPELRGAILISAADMGLYGTVRRDSLAVEMADNMESLSGVTALSMAEELNAGAARWRFDTAPQGLAHLPMLVLTSDDGLAAHTDPLVKRMRALGNTRVTTVHQPTDHSWSDKRIALQTAVLTWLARR, via the coding sequence ATGCGAGCATTCCTTGGTCTGACTGTCGTAACGCTCACGGTGTCGTCCCTCTCCGCACAGGCGCCGCGGGCGATCAGTGCCGATCCACCGCGCGATCGTGCCCATCCAGCTCGCATGGAGGTGCTGCATATCCCCTCAGGCGGCGTGAAGATCAACGGGGTCGCCTATCTGGCCTCGGGCGCTGGCAGGCACCCCACGTTCGTGTTCTTTCACGGGCTCCCCGGCAACGAAAAGAACCTCGATCTGGCCCAGGCAGTCCGGCGTGCCGGGTGGAACGCCATCACCGTGAACTACCGCGGGTCGTGGGGCAGTCCGGGCGAGTTCCGTTTCGGTGGTAATCTCGAGGATGCCGATGCGGTGCTCGCGTTTGTGCGGGATTCAACCAATGCTCGGCTGCTTGGCATTGATGCACGGCGCATCGTCATCGCCGGTCACAGCATGGGCGGCTGGGTCACGGCGCTCACCGCCGCTCACCACCCGGAACTACGTGGCGCCATCCTGATTTCTGCGGCTGACATGGGTCTTTACGGCACCGTGCGGCGCGACTCACTGGCAGTCGAGATGGCCGACAATATGGAGTCACTATCGGGGGTCACTGCGCTGAGTATGGCCGAGGAACTCAATGCCGGTGCGGCACGCTGGCGATTCGATACTGCACCTCAAGGCCTGGCTCATCTCCCGATGCTGGTGTTGACGTCCGACGACGGGCTGGCGGCGCACACTGATCCGCTCGTGAAGCGCATGCGTGCACTGGGAAATACCCGCGTCACGACGGTGCATCAGCCGACCGATCACTCCTGGTCCGACAAGCGCATCGCGCTGCAGACGGCGGTGCTCACCTGGCTCGCGCGGCGCTAG
- a CDS encoding alpha/beta fold hydrolase, translated as MLIPDLLLLAAVLALATWRLIAPEWRGRERIVAACVGFCLVAAKWFLLGFTWQDLPACLLLALCALPPLHTGTLIRLAGRIGLVAIAAASVGVWILPAVPTLPPPDGRYAVGTEVYRWTDTSRSEPHTADSSDRRSVIAQAWYPTTRSEQSGHGARLPYIDGTDNMPSQVSGLPGFLLHRYGQIDSHAEASAPLAESARPWPVVIFSPGYGAPRAVYTGLVTRLASRGFVVLVLDHPFESGVTQLPNGKVVGTQENFAPGQRDRTRYMADQQLVRTADIRFVIDQIARPDVLSPTLRGGRIETSKVAVIGHSFGGAVSAMVLSDDPRVVAAANIDGTPYGDLPDRQLTRPFLLLQSDLIESPHGDLFRSGNGKLLANMTAPGFRYELVHANHFSFTDAPFFFAPPGRWLLAQMTGGERGPAATQQAAADILAAFLSGPLTGVYVDIAARIAGYPDLLGGPVNPAPQMEPK; from the coding sequence ATGCTGATTCCCGATCTGCTCCTTCTCGCCGCCGTGCTGGCGCTCGCGACGTGGCGGCTGATCGCGCCAGAATGGCGCGGGAGGGAGCGGATCGTCGCCGCCTGCGTGGGCTTCTGCCTGGTGGCGGCCAAGTGGTTTCTCCTCGGCTTCACCTGGCAGGATCTCCCTGCCTGTCTGCTGCTAGCGCTCTGCGCCCTGCCGCCGCTGCACACCGGCACCCTGATCCGACTGGCAGGTCGCATCGGTCTCGTCGCGATAGCCGCAGCATCCGTCGGCGTCTGGATCCTCCCTGCAGTCCCGACACTGCCGCCGCCAGATGGCCGCTACGCTGTGGGAACCGAGGTCTACCGCTGGACCGATACATCGCGCAGCGAGCCGCATACCGCCGACTCGAGCGACCGGCGCAGCGTGATTGCTCAGGCCTGGTATCCCACGACGCGCTCCGAGCAATCGGGCCATGGTGCGCGGCTCCCCTACATCGACGGCACTGACAACATGCCGAGCCAGGTCAGCGGCCTCCCCGGCTTCCTGCTGCATCGCTACGGCCAGATCGACTCCCACGCCGAGGCGTCGGCGCCGCTGGCAGAGAGCGCTCGGCCCTGGCCGGTGGTGATCTTTTCGCCGGGATACGGCGCGCCGCGCGCGGTCTACACCGGCCTGGTGACCCGACTCGCGAGCCGCGGCTTCGTCGTCCTGGTGCTCGATCATCCCTTCGAGTCGGGGGTGACGCAGCTGCCCAACGGCAAGGTGGTGGGAACTCAGGAGAACTTCGCGCCGGGCCAGCGGGACCGCACCCGCTACATGGCCGACCAGCAGCTCGTGCGGACCGCAGATATCCGTTTTGTCATCGACCAGATCGCGCGTCCGGACGTGTTGTCGCCGACGTTGCGGGGCGGCAGAATCGAAACCTCGAAGGTGGCGGTGATCGGCCACTCGTTCGGGGGAGCGGTCTCGGCGATGGTGCTGAGCGACGACCCGCGCGTCGTCGCCGCCGCGAACATTGACGGCACTCCGTATGGTGATCTGCCGGACCGCCAGTTGACCCGCCCCTTCCTGCTGCTGCAGAGCGACCTTATCGAATCCCCCCACGGCGACCTGTTCCGCAGCGGGAACGGCAAGCTGCTCGCGAACATGACCGCACCAGGCTTCCGCTACGAGCTGGTGCACGCGAACCACTTCTCCTTCACCGATGCGCCGTTCTTCTTCGCCCCGCCGGGTCGCTGGCTCCTGGCCCAAATGACGGGCGGCGAACGTGGGCCCGCGGCAACCCAGCAGGCCGCGGCCGACATCCTGGCGGCGTTCCTCTCAGGCCCGCTCACTGGGGTGTACGTTGATATCGCGGCGAGAATCGCCGGTTACCCCGACCTGCTGGGCGGGCCCGTAAATCCCGCACCGCAAATGGAGCCCAAGTGA
- a CDS encoding DUF1080 domain-containing protein has translation MQQQDTVDRPQKRHHLLMGLGLALFIPLASPRTPPTQGAPVAPPAIVGRWDLTVRSTGGSYPSWLEVELSGNSTLVGRFVGQFGSARPISRVEFKDGAVHFAIPPQWERGTGDLVVEGALDGGTLTGFLTDPAGTRSPFSAVRAPALRHEAPAWGAAVALFNGKDLTGWKATGLNQWIVKDGILTSAKPGSNLISEARFTDFKLHVEFRVPKGGNSGIYLRGRYEVQVEDSKGMELDSHHLGGVYGFLTPNRDAALAPGEWQSCDITLVGRLVTVVLNGVAIIVQQEIPGITGGALDSDEGGPGPLMLQGDHTAIEYRKVVLTSPR, from the coding sequence ATGCAGCAGCAAGACACGGTCGATCGCCCTCAGAAGAGACACCACCTCCTGATGGGGCTTGGGCTCGCGCTCTTCATCCCGTTGGCATCGCCGCGCACCCCGCCCACGCAAGGGGCACCGGTTGCGCCGCCCGCGATCGTCGGTCGCTGGGACCTCACGGTGCGTTCTACCGGTGGCTCCTATCCGTCGTGGCTCGAGGTCGAGTTGTCGGGGAACAGCACCCTCGTCGGCCGATTCGTCGGTCAGTTCGGCAGCGCGCGTCCGATATCCCGAGTGGAGTTCAAGGACGGCGCTGTGCACTTCGCGATTCCACCTCAGTGGGAACGCGGCACCGGTGATCTCGTCGTCGAAGGAGCGCTGGACGGCGGCACCCTCACTGGCTTCCTCACTGACCCCGCTGGGACACGCTCGCCATTCTCGGCCGTGCGGGCGCCTGCGCTCCGCCACGAGGCACCCGCGTGGGGAGCTGCAGTCGCGTTGTTCAATGGCAAAGACCTGACCGGATGGAAGGCCACCGGCCTGAACCAGTGGATCGTGAAGGACGGAATTCTCACGAGTGCCAAGCCTGGGTCGAATCTGATCAGCGAGGCCCGCTTCACCGACTTCAAGCTGCACGTTGAGTTCAGGGTTCCGAAGGGCGGCAACAGTGGCATCTACCTTCGCGGCCGTTACGAAGTGCAGGTGGAAGACAGCAAGGGGATGGAACTCGACAGTCATCACCTGGGCGGCGTGTATGGATTCCTGACGCCCAACCGCGACGCGGCGCTCGCACCTGGCGAATGGCAATCGTGCGACATCACCTTGGTCGGGCGACTCGTGACCGTCGTCCTCAACGGTGTCGCGATCATCGTGCAACAGGAGATTCCTGGCATCACCGGTGGCGCGCTCGACAGCGATGAGGGGGGGCCGGGGCCACTGATGCTGCAGGGTGATCACACGGCGATCGAGTATCGGAAAGTGGTACTCACCTCGCCGCGGTGA
- a CDS encoding dienelactone hydrolase family protein: MPAPRRLTGPGVSPAVWGILEVPAAPGPHPAVLLLPGSYGWRPDYARFARSFADSGFVALAIDYYAESGRGASPTAEGRNWPVWQATVRNAVAYLENTPAVADMPVGVVGYSRGAFLAISVAGSTPDIKAVVDFYGAGSDADPPDDQIPRFPPLLILHGEADSEVPVALAHRLFDRMRARGGDVEMHLYPGAQHVFNAPWAPSYSERDAMDSWRRTIGFLKRHLKQ; this comes from the coding sequence GTGCCGGCACCGCGTCGGCTCACTGGTCCCGGCGTTTCTCCCGCGGTGTGGGGCATCCTTGAAGTGCCCGCAGCACCGGGCCCGCACCCTGCCGTGCTATTGCTGCCAGGATCGTATGGCTGGCGCCCGGATTACGCGCGGTTCGCCAGGAGCTTTGCCGACTCTGGTTTCGTCGCGTTGGCCATCGACTATTACGCGGAGAGTGGTCGGGGCGCATCACCGACGGCCGAGGGCCGCAACTGGCCCGTGTGGCAGGCCACCGTCCGCAATGCCGTAGCCTACCTCGAGAACACACCAGCCGTCGCTGACATGCCTGTCGGAGTGGTCGGCTATTCCCGCGGGGCGTTCCTGGCCATCTCCGTTGCTGGCTCGACACCGGACATCAAGGCCGTCGTAGATTTCTATGGTGCCGGGAGCGACGCGGACCCCCCGGACGACCAGATACCACGGTTTCCACCCCTGCTGATTCTGCACGGCGAGGCCGACAGCGAAGTCCCGGTCGCGCTCGCGCATCGGCTGTTCGACCGGATGCGCGCCCGTGGTGGCGACGTCGAGATGCACCTCTACCCTGGCGCACAGCACGTCTTCAATGCCCCTTGGGCTCCGAGTTACTCGGAGCGGGACGCGATGGACTCCTGGCGTCGAACCATCGGTTTTCTGAAACGTCATCTCAAGCAATGA
- a CDS encoding PadR family transcriptional regulator — translation MATDNGELLQGTLEMLVLRTLAHEPMHGWGIAHRIEERSGNVFLVTQGSLYPALLRMKRRGWLKTEWQITENNRRARYYALTAAGRKQLSVEHGGWLRTVAAINLIMTANWAGADA, via the coding sequence ATGGCGACCGACAACGGCGAACTGCTCCAGGGCACCCTCGAAATGCTGGTGCTCCGGACCCTGGCCCACGAACCGATGCACGGCTGGGGCATTGCCCACCGGATCGAGGAACGTTCGGGCAATGTCTTCCTGGTCACGCAGGGGTCGCTCTACCCCGCCCTCCTGCGGATGAAGCGCCGAGGCTGGCTGAAGACCGAGTGGCAGATCACCGAGAACAACCGCCGCGCCAGGTACTACGCCCTCACCGCCGCCGGACGGAAACAGCTCTCCGTTGAACACGGCGGCTGGCTCCGCACCGTCGCCGCCATCAACCTCATCATGACCGCAAACTGGGCCGGGGCCGACGCATGA
- a CDS encoding ABC transporter permease, with product MSILSDIAVRLRALFFRRAEEAELEEELRFHVEMETEFREHAGVRDREAARQSRIALGGVEQVKDAVRDARGTQMFEEALRDISYTLRNLGRNRGFAAVVILTLAVGIGGTTAVFSAVDHVLLKPLPYQESGRLVRIYGTSTQDLAGHNFLSPVYFGAYRSQLTTAEGVAAIYTYSNVGADIGSGDQARRVRLLYTSANYFDVIRVRPSLGNSFAPEDEIGPGVEDNLDAAPVTVISHQVWQDNFQSDPGAVGKSLLMNGKSYRVVGVMPAGYEDPIAGAVDAWVPIDLRLATDPTQAGNHYLTAIARLRGGVSIEQAQAELGGVAVRLGEQYSGQKLERARLDPLKDDIVGSSSRALEVMLGAVGLVLILVCVNIANLMLVRSSERTQEFALRSALGAGGTRLLRQLLVESLTLAIAGALAGFLVARFAVSAIVVLGTGTIPRLNTLTLDPRLLGFSLVLAVGCAVLFGLTPAIRAARTQPGNALRDQTRGGTSGGRALQFREWLVISQVAMALVLMVGAGLLLASFRALGDLDLGIKPANVLTFELNLPSVRYDSTARAAFFERFAGEVAALPGVSAAGGISRLPATGAYHQWGMAVTSGPLVGDAQRGRTGAQNRVVSGEYFRAVGIPLLEGRFFDARDDNRATQHVIISKTLASRLFPGISAVGQTLSLSHGSEIIGVVGDVSVTNEGREDGYVYHPHQQFAGDRNWPLQQVILFTGDRTTIEAAVLRQLATDDPQLVMYHPMMLDAAIGKGASQRLFTLRLLVAFAAMALALSALGLYGVLSYGVKLRTREFGIRMALGAARGTISGMVLRQGLIVAAIGVLVGLLGAVALSGVMTAMLFQVSPLDLRVLGGSVLFLAMIAGAAAWLPAHRATSVDPRSALQ from the coding sequence ATGAGCATTCTCTCCGACATCGCCGTCCGACTTCGCGCCCTCTTCTTCCGTCGTGCAGAGGAAGCCGAACTCGAGGAAGAGCTCCGCTTTCACGTCGAGATGGAAACCGAATTCCGGGAGCACGCCGGCGTGAGGGACCGCGAGGCCGCTCGCCAGAGTCGCATCGCCCTCGGCGGTGTGGAGCAGGTGAAGGACGCCGTCCGCGACGCACGCGGGACGCAGATGTTCGAGGAAGCGCTCCGCGACATCAGCTACACCCTGCGCAACCTCGGCCGGAATCGCGGGTTCGCGGCGGTGGTGATCCTCACGCTCGCCGTTGGCATCGGCGGCACAACGGCGGTCTTCAGCGCCGTCGACCACGTGCTGCTCAAGCCACTGCCGTATCAGGAGTCGGGTCGGCTGGTGCGGATCTACGGCACCAGTACCCAGGACCTCGCCGGGCACAACTTCCTCTCGCCGGTCTACTTCGGTGCCTACCGGAGCCAGCTCACCACCGCTGAAGGCGTTGCGGCGATCTACACCTACAGCAATGTCGGCGCCGACATCGGCAGTGGCGATCAGGCCCGCCGCGTTCGCCTGCTCTACACCAGCGCCAACTACTTCGACGTGATCCGGGTACGCCCCTCCCTCGGCAATTCGTTCGCGCCGGAGGACGAGATCGGCCCAGGAGTTGAGGACAATCTCGACGCAGCCCCGGTGACCGTCATTTCGCATCAGGTCTGGCAGGACAATTTCCAGAGCGATCCCGGCGCTGTGGGCAAGTCATTGCTGATGAACGGCAAGTCGTATCGGGTCGTCGGCGTGATGCCCGCAGGATACGAGGATCCGATCGCCGGCGCCGTCGACGCCTGGGTGCCGATTGACCTCCGGCTGGCGACGGACCCGACACAGGCGGGCAACCACTACCTGACGGCGATTGCTCGGCTCCGTGGGGGCGTATCGATCGAGCAAGCGCAGGCTGAGCTTGGTGGTGTCGCGGTCCGGCTGGGAGAGCAGTATTCGGGGCAGAAGCTCGAGCGTGCCCGCCTCGATCCCCTCAAGGACGACATCGTCGGTTCCTCGAGCCGTGCGCTGGAGGTGATGCTCGGCGCGGTCGGGCTGGTGCTGATTCTCGTGTGCGTCAACATCGCCAACCTGATGCTGGTCCGCAGCTCGGAGCGCACCCAGGAGTTCGCGCTGCGATCGGCCCTCGGCGCTGGCGGGACGCGGTTGCTCCGCCAGCTGCTGGTCGAGTCACTGACGCTGGCGATCGCCGGCGCGCTCGCTGGCTTCCTGGTCGCGCGATTCGCCGTATCGGCAATCGTGGTGCTCGGCACCGGCACGATTCCGCGACTCAATACCCTGACACTCGACCCGCGACTCCTCGGCTTCTCGCTCGTCCTCGCCGTGGGCTGCGCCGTCCTCTTCGGGCTGACGCCCGCCATTCGCGCCGCGAGAACCCAGCCAGGCAATGCGCTGCGCGATCAGACCCGCGGCGGCACCAGTGGTGGGCGCGCGCTCCAGTTTCGCGAATGGCTGGTGATCTCGCAGGTCGCCATGGCGCTGGTGCTGATGGTCGGCGCAGGACTACTGCTCGCCTCCTTCCGCGCGCTCGGCGATCTCGATCTCGGCATCAAACCCGCGAACGTGCTCACCTTCGAGCTCAACCTCCCCAGCGTGCGATATGACTCCACTGCGCGGGCCGCATTCTTCGAGCGCTTCGCCGGAGAAGTTGCGGCGCTTCCGGGTGTCAGCGCTGCCGGCGGAATCTCCAGATTGCCCGCGACCGGAGCGTACCATCAGTGGGGAATGGCCGTCACCAGCGGGCCGCTCGTGGGTGACGCTCAGCGGGGCCGGACCGGCGCCCAGAACCGCGTTGTCTCCGGGGAGTACTTCCGTGCAGTCGGCATCCCGCTCCTCGAAGGTCGGTTCTTCGATGCCCGCGATGACAATCGGGCCACACAGCACGTGATCATCAGCAAGACTCTCGCGTCGCGGCTCTTTCCCGGTATCAGTGCAGTGGGCCAGACATTGTCGCTCTCACACGGATCGGAGATCATCGGTGTCGTGGGCGATGTATCGGTCACGAACGAAGGGCGCGAGGATGGTTACGTCTATCACCCGCATCAGCAATTCGCGGGCGACCGCAACTGGCCGTTGCAGCAGGTAATTCTCTTCACCGGGGATCGCACCACGATCGAAGCCGCGGTGCTGCGTCAGCTCGCCACTGATGACCCTCAGCTGGTGATGTACCATCCGATGATGCTCGATGCGGCAATCGGCAAGGGTGCGTCGCAGCGGCTCTTCACACTGCGGCTACTGGTGGCCTTCGCCGCCATGGCACTCGCCCTCTCCGCCCTCGGTCTGTACGGCGTGCTCTCCTATGGCGTGAAGCTGCGCACCCGGGAGTTCGGCATCCGGATGGCGCTCGGCGCGGCGCGAGGAACGATCAGCGGGATGGTCCTGCGGCAGGGACTCATCGTCGCCGCGATCGGTGTGCTCGTCGGGCTTCTTGGTGCAGTCGCGCTGTCGGGCGTGATGACGGCGATGCTCTTTCAGGTGAGCCCGCTTGACCTGCGGGTATTGGGGGGTTCGGTGTTGTTCCTCGCGATGATCGCTGGGGCGGCGGCGTGGTTACCGGCCCATCGTGCGACATCGGTCGATCCGCGGAGCGCGTTGCAGTAG
- a CDS encoding ankyrin repeat domain-containing protein: MTVQGFIDGIRAGDFSRMAPAFEGAHPLAQQWDESGALVATPDVRAEALTCACFLGEIRVAEYFLAQGIDPAAGAATGLNAFHWAANRGQLEIVRLLIQRGAPLESRSMYDGTVLGTAVWAAVHEPRPAHAQIVEDLLRAGARVEDAEYPSGDPAMDALLRQFGASEG; the protein is encoded by the coding sequence ATGACCGTTCAGGGCTTCATCGACGGCATACGCGCCGGAGACTTTTCCCGAATGGCGCCTGCGTTCGAGGGCGCACATCCCCTCGCGCAGCAGTGGGATGAGAGCGGTGCATTGGTGGCCACCCCCGACGTGCGTGCCGAGGCGCTGACCTGCGCTTGCTTCCTGGGGGAGATCCGCGTTGCCGAGTATTTCCTGGCGCAGGGGATTGACCCTGCGGCGGGTGCGGCGACAGGGCTCAACGCGTTTCACTGGGCGGCGAATCGCGGTCAGCTCGAGATCGTACGGCTGCTTATTCAGCGTGGCGCGCCGCTGGAAAGCCGAAGCATGTATGACGGCACGGTGCTGGGCACGGCGGTCTGGGCGGCGGTGCACGAGCCTCGTCCCGCGCACGCGCAGATTGTCGAGGACCTCCTGCGGGCCGGCGCTCGTGTCGAGGACGCGGAATACCCCAGCGGCGACCCGGCCATGGATGCGCTATTGCGCCAATTCGGCGCGTCGGAGGGCTGA
- a CDS encoding acetamidase/formamidase family protein: MKELRAIVNRALLLPAVAMLVSGSLSAQQSNRPTLDGNWTLWRRQPHGIDTPLRVELQTRGDSLTVTAPNQLRLQGRSTSSGITLSGMGADQTGEYAMTISASWSGDSLVGRGIQGPDTIRVLWMVRDSERRSSTPTRQTVHPAEFFRVVSATPRPLAHLWSGDTVRTETIGADGIDSAGKRRSEGGNPLTGPFYIENSLPGDVLVIRLLRVRTNRSWAVSGATIAPDALEPGYGSSGGNGGGDGPATWTIDAAAGIVRLKTPSAKLTHYTVPLHPILGSIAVAPGSIGRAEVRSTGVPGSFGGNMDYNRLGEGTTIYLPISQPGAYLYLGDGHAAQGDGELTGDALETSMDVEFSVELIRRKRIGMPRAEDAAFLMASGMGGSLDQAFRSATTRLATWLEQDYKLTRSEVALLMGTGVQYDIAEVVDGVLHVVARFPKQLLKGITP, encoded by the coding sequence ATGAAGGAACTGCGAGCCATTGTTAATCGCGCATTGCTCCTTCCCGCCGTCGCGATGCTCGTCTCCGGGTCGCTCTCCGCCCAGCAGTCCAATCGGCCAACTCTCGACGGCAACTGGACATTGTGGCGACGGCAACCGCACGGCATCGACACGCCGCTCCGGGTCGAACTGCAAACACGGGGTGACTCACTCACGGTGACCGCACCCAATCAGCTGCGCCTGCAGGGGCGATCGACGTCGTCTGGTATCACGCTCAGCGGTATGGGGGCCGATCAAACAGGCGAGTACGCGATGACGATCTCCGCGAGCTGGTCCGGCGACTCGCTCGTCGGACGCGGCATACAAGGCCCTGACACCATCCGCGTGCTCTGGATGGTGCGCGACAGCGAGCGTCGTTCCTCGACACCAACGCGCCAGACGGTGCACCCCGCGGAGTTCTTTCGCGTCGTCTCGGCAACGCCACGTCCGCTGGCCCACCTCTGGTCAGGTGACACGGTGCGGACCGAGACCATCGGCGCCGACGGGATCGACTCGGCGGGGAAGCGTCGCTCGGAGGGCGGAAATCCTCTGACCGGCCCGTTCTACATCGAGAACTCCCTACCCGGCGACGTGCTCGTCATCCGGCTGCTGCGCGTCCGCACGAATCGGTCGTGGGCCGTGAGCGGCGCGACAATCGCACCGGATGCCCTCGAGCCTGGATACGGCTCGAGTGGGGGGAATGGCGGCGGCGACGGCCCCGCGACGTGGACGATCGATGCTGCCGCTGGCATCGTCCGCCTGAAGACGCCGAGCGCAAAGCTCACCCACTACACAGTGCCTCTCCATCCGATTCTCGGATCGATCGCCGTTGCGCCGGGGAGTATCGGACGCGCCGAGGTGCGGAGTACCGGCGTGCCAGGCTCGTTCGGCGGAAACATGGATTACAATCGCCTGGGCGAAGGGACGACGATCTACCTGCCGATCTCGCAGCCCGGCGCCTACCTCTATCTGGGTGACGGCCACGCGGCACAGGGTGACGGCGAACTGACCGGCGACGCCCTCGAGACGTCGATGGACGTTGAGTTCTCGGTTGAGCTGATTCGACGAAAGCGCATCGGCATGCCTCGCGCCGAGGATGCTGCATTCCTGATGGCGTCAGGTATGGGTGGGTCACTCGACCAGGCGTTTCGTTCGGCCACTACCCGCCTCGCGACCTGGCTGGAACAGGATTACAAGCTGACGCGCAGTGAAGTTGCGCTCCTGATGGGCACCGGGGTGCAATACGACATTGCCGAGGTCGTCGACGGGGTGCTTCACGTAGTCGCCCGGTTCCCGAAGCAATTGCTGAAAGGGATCACTCCATGA
- a CDS encoding alpha/beta hydrolase has translation MARHNWYDLEVTSQAVLVRRSRWVRRGIQGIVAIGAFALILVASGATYESVGSARDLRRYPPPGRMIDVGGYRLHLVCEGTGSPTVVMDAGLGDSWLAWGSIQPVIARSTRVCSYDRAGLGYSDAGPTPRGSAQIVRELHALLTAAQLSPPYVLVGHSFGGLNVRLFTYTYPSEVAALVLVDPSHEEQFPQWTASESDAYDGYLSEMRHQATRAVFGLQRLTRTSAADTNAAAASQRPLAITLGYRHQWFQTLRDEFESFRTRSPAEVRAARRPLDIPLYVVDGSYLPEGLRPGSTQSDADSNRAVWHRLHRELAQTSSNGHLIVAERSSHYVQFDQPDLVVQAITDAVATVRHSASSTSTEPRE, from the coding sequence GTGGCTCGGCACAATTGGTATGATCTCGAAGTGACCTCGCAGGCCGTACTGGTCCGGCGGAGCAGGTGGGTACGTCGGGGGATCCAAGGGATCGTTGCGATCGGCGCCTTCGCCCTTATCCTGGTCGCCTCGGGCGCAACCTACGAGTCGGTCGGCTCCGCTCGCGATCTCCGGCGATACCCGCCCCCCGGCCGAATGATCGATGTCGGTGGCTACCGCCTCCACCTCGTCTGTGAGGGCACCGGCAGTCCCACCGTCGTGATGGATGCCGGGCTCGGCGACAGTTGGCTCGCATGGGGATCGATCCAGCCAGTGATCGCGCGCAGCACCCGGGTCTGCTCCTACGACCGGGCCGGGCTAGGGTACAGCGACGCTGGGCCCACGCCGCGCGGGAGCGCCCAGATCGTACGCGAGCTGCACGCACTGCTCACGGCGGCACAGCTCTCACCACCCTATGTGCTCGTCGGGCATTCATTCGGCGGCCTGAATGTGCGGCTCTTCACCTACACGTACCCATCAGAGGTCGCGGCGCTCGTGCTCGTTGATCCGTCGCATGAGGAGCAGTTCCCCCAGTGGACAGCCTCGGAAAGCGACGCCTACGATGGATACCTGAGTGAGATGCGCCACCAAGCGACGCGCGCCGTCTTTGGTCTCCAGCGACTCACGCGCACCTCCGCGGCAGATACCAACGCGGCGGCTGCCAGCCAACGGCCACTGGCCATTACCCTCGGCTACCGGCACCAGTGGTTCCAGACGCTGCGCGATGAGTTTGAATCATTCCGCACGCGAAGCCCGGCAGAAGTCCGCGCGGCACGACGTCCGCTCGATATTCCCCTGTACGTGGTTGACGGCAGCTACCTGCCCGAAGGCCTTCGTCCTGGGAGCACCCAGAGCGACGCCGACTCCAATCGAGCGGTCTGGCACCGACTGCACCGTGAACTCGCGCAGACATCCTCCAACGGTCACCTGATCGTTGCGGAGCGAAGCAGTCACTACGTACAGTTCGACCAACCAGACCTCGTCGTCCAGGCCATCACGGATGCCGTTGCCACGGTTCGGCACAGTGCTTCGTCGACCTCGACGGAGCCAAGGGAGTGA